ATGAGCCGCATGGAGAGCTTGGCTGCTGTGGCGCGCCCTGAAGAGGTGCCTGATGAGCCTACGGAAGAGGAGATTGCTGCGATGAACGAGCTGGATCGTGAGGCGATGCAGCTCGACTCGGAAGTCATTACCGAGGTGCATATCGACGGCATGGTCCTCATGAAGATCGTGAAGCACTGCAAGGACAACCACGCGAGCAACGGCGCGAACGCGTGGGGCGCTTTGCTGGGTGtggacgtcggcggcacgctcgaggtgtCCAATGTGTTTGGTctgcccggcgcgcgcgaccgcagcgacgaggaggagcgcagcaCCAAGGGTGGTACGTACATGTTCTGACGCAGCCATGCAATACATGGGCGAGATGCTcaagctcctgcgccaggTGAGCGCGGACGTGAACCCGGTCGGGCTGTACCAGGGTTGCTTCTTGGGACCCTTTCTCAACTCGGCCGTGGTCGAGGGGCTGAACACGCTCTCGCTGCTGATGGAGCGCGAGGGCAACCAGGGCCGCGGCAaggccgtgctgctcgtgcacgactttgcgcagctcgcgcagggcAATACGGCCGTGCGTGCCTTCCGCctctcgtcgtcgttcgTCGACGCGTACCGCAAGGGCAAGATGACGGTGCAGAACCTCACCGAGCACCGCCTCACCTTTTCCAACATCCTCGTGGAGA
The Malassezia japonica chromosome 2, complete sequence genome window above contains:
- a CDS encoding uncharacterized protein (COG:J; EggNog:ENOG503NW8Q; MEROPS:MER0021886); this translates as MSRMESLAAVARPEEVPDEPTEEEIAAMNELDREAMQLDSEVITEVHIDGMVLMKIVKHCKDNHASNGANAWGALLGVDVGGTLEVSNVFGLPGARDRSDEEERSTKGAMQYMGEMLKLLRQVSADVNPVGLYQGCFLGPFLNSAVVEGLNTLSLLMEREGNQGRGKAVLLVHDFAQLAQGNTAVRAFRLSSSFVDAYRKGKMTVQNLTEHRLTFSNILVEIPVELHNTALLNAFLTTLTTEAPEPTRVVPRTSKEALHAPPNEAVPPNYMDLNLALEPVLVSSVETTLDTMETYAAEAGNVGYQARQVAREKGRADAYVQRKKAENASREAAGLAPLPIEDVSKMFKIPAEPNRLESMLLLNQLSHAAGRLSETAAVGAVQLDAARTSTA